AATTAGTGCGAAAAAATATAAATAATAGTGACGCATGTTTTTTTGCATGCTTTTTAACACAAGCTGACTAAGCTTCATCTTGCTCACCGCCTAGAACACTTTGCGTACTTAAAATTTGTTGGAAAAACTCTGTGCGAGATTTGTCACCTTTGTACAATTCCGTATAAATATGACCGTCCTTTAAAAATAGCACACGTGAACAAAAGCTTGCTGCCACTGCATCATGCGTTACCATCATAATCGTTGCCTGCTTTGTCTCATTAATTTTCGAAAGATTACCTAACAGTGCAGTAGCCGACTTTGAATCAAGCGCTCCTGTTGGCTCATCTGCAAAAACAAGCGATGGATTCGAAATTAATGCACGTGCCGCAGACGTACGTTGCTTTTGTCCTCCTGAAATTTCATTTGGATATTTCGCTAAAATTTCCTCAATCCCTAAAATTTTCACCAGCTCCAGTAAGCGATGCTCCGCTGCTGCCTTTGGGATCGAGCTTAATGATAATGGTAATAGAATATTTTCCTTCACTGTTAATGTATCTAATAAATTATAATCCTGAAAAATAAAGCCTAGTTCATCACGACGGAATTTCGCTAGCTCACGTTCCTTCATTCCCTGCAGCTTTTGGCCGTTAATTTCAACAAGTCCATCTGTCACCTGGTCAATCGAGCATAAAACGTTAAGCAATGTCGTTTTCCCCGAACCAGAAGGCCCCATAATGCCAACAAATTCACCTTTTTCTACTTCTAAATCAATGCCCTTTAACACCTCTTGTGCTAAAGTTCGTTTTCCATATGTTTTTCGAACTTTACGTGCGATTAAAATACTCATTTTTCATCAGCCTCTTTTCTTATTTTCTATTTTACCCGCATCTCATCATGAAATCGTTTGATTTACATGACAAAAAAGCCTCCTAAGTGACGAAGTTGTCACGTAAGAAGCGTTTCGTTATACATATTGTCTTTTGGAAATAGAATTTTCACTGTTGTTCCGATAGATTCAGTAGATTCAATGACTATCTTAAGCCGAAGCGAATCGGCTGCCTGTTTAGCTAAATACAAGCCCATGCCTGTTGCTGCACTTGTTTCACGACCAATTGTTCCTGTATACGATTTACGAAACACACGTGGCAAATCTTCTTGCTTAATACCTACACCGTTATCTTGAATCAATAAAGCAAGCTGTCCATTATTAGAAACGGTTGATAATTGAACTTCACCGCCTATATGACTATACTTCACAGCATTCGATAAAATTTGGCGTACAATAAAGGCGAGCCATTTACGGTCTGTTAGCACCTCAAGTTCCACATCCTCTAACTCAATCGCAATTCGCTTCTCAAAGCACCAGCTACGGAGCTCCTTTATTTCCTGCACAAGTACATCTTTTAATGCCACTCGTTCAATTCGATTATCCTGCTCAATCGTTAACAGACGTGTTGCATGGAGCTGCTGATCTAATAATAAATAGAGTCGTAGCCACTCTGTTTCAAAGCGCTCCTTTACCTCCAAATCCTCCATGCGTTCAACAAGTAACTGTATTGCAGTCATTGGTGATTTCATTTCATGTACCCATGCCAATAGCTCATCCTGACGCTCTAATAGCAGCAGTCTTTGCTCCTGCAGCTCTACCTTATTACGTGTAAGCCGTTCCTCATAATCTAGCTTAACTGCTTCAGCATAGCTTTTCCCTTCTGCTGTATAGCCTCTCATCATTCGCACCTCTATTAAATAACGCCACAATAAAAACATTGCTATTAGCACCAGCCAAACAAGGTTTATGTAAAAAAAGGATATCCCTTGAAAGCCCTTATCTACAAATAAAATTAAATTTGTCACAGCTTGTAGCATTACTAAAAATACAAGCCACAAAAGGTGCTGCTTAAAAAATAAGCGAATCATTCACTCACCGCCATATAACCAAGCCCCTTTTTTGTAACAATTACATCGAGTAAGCCAATTTCCTCTAAGCGTTGGCGTAAGCGATTAACATTGACGGTTAGTGTATTGTCATTTACAAAACGCTCATCGTCCCATAGCTTACGCATTAAGTCATCCCGCGAGACAATTTGCCCTTTTGCCTTCACTAAAACCTTTAAAATAAACAGCTCATTTTTCGTTAGCTCGACCTGCCTATTTTGAAATTGGACAAGTGCTCGTTCATAATTAATTTCTGTCCCGCACCAATGCTCACTATCACTTTGCGATGTCTCTTGATAATCGTATGTACGACGCAATAATGCCTGTACCTTTGCAATCAGCACCTCCATATGAAATGGCTTTTGCACAAAATCATCGGCCCCCATTTGCATTGCCATCACCATGTCCATCGGGTGATCACGTGACGATAAAAACAAAATAGGTACATTCGAGATTGTTCGAATTTCTCGACACCAATGAAATCCGTCAAATGCTGGTAATTGAATATCAATTAACACTAGCTGTGGTTTATCTTTCACAAACGTTGCCATCACTTGATGAAAATCATCCGGTCTGACAACATCAATATTCCATTGACGAAAGCGCTCGGCAATTAGTGAAAAAATCGAATCATCATCTTCTATTAACAATACTTTCATTTACGATCACACTCCTTACTTCCTATTATACAAAATACACTATATTCCAAGCTGTATAAATTTTGCTATAATCGAGTCAATTACTGCAACCCGAGGTGAAAAAAATGGATATTCGCCAAATTGAATATTTTGTAGAAGTCGCAAAGCAGCTAAGCTTCACTAAGGCAGCTGCTACTCTGCATGTTTCGCAGCCATCTATCAGTAAAGCCATTCAAAATTTTGAAGCTGAGCTTGGTGTACCATTGTTTTATCGCTCATCGAGGCAGCTCGAGCTGACTGACGCCGGGCAAGCTGTACTCATCAACTCGATGCAGGTGCTCGAATCATTTCAAAATCTGCGTTCTGAATTAACCGATCTCATGCAACTAAAAAAGGGTCAAATTCGTATTGGTATACCGCCGATTGTTGGAGCAGAATTTTTCTCACGCCTTATTAGTGTTTATAAAGAGCAAAATCCATATATCGAAATATTATTGACCGAAGTTGGTACAAAGCGTATTCGTGAAGAAATCGAAACAGGAGAACTTGATATCGGTCTCGTATGCAGTGTCACATCGACAAACGAAAACTTAGAAACGATTCGCTTTTTAAAAGATCCATTGCAGCTTATCGTTCATGAAAATCACCCTCTCGCACAACAGCAAGCAGTTACAATGAGCGATTTAATAAACGAAGCATTTATTATTTATCGCAAAGATTTTATTCTATTTGATCGTATTATTGAAGAATGTTCAAAATACGGATTTTACCCGAACATAGCCTGTGAAACAACGCAAAAGGATTTATTCATTGAAATGGTTCAAGCACGTCTCGGCATTGCGCTCTTACCACAAAAAATTGCTGAAAAGATTCCATATAAATCGATTAAGCGCATTCCATTTCAAGAAGATGCCATTTACTTAGAACTGGGTATTACGTGGAAGAAAAATAAATATTTACCTTACTCGGTGCGCGAATTCATTCAGCTTGCTCATGAGTTTGTTTTACAATAGAAAAACGCCTAGTCCACTTTCACAATGACTAGGCGTATATTTTAAGCGTTTACTTTTTGTTTTGCTTTTGCTTCAATACGTTTTTGGTGTAAAATCGGCTCTGTATAGCCACTTGGCTGATCATATCCTTTAAACACTAAATCGCTCGCAGCTTGGAACGCTACTGAATCCTCGTAGTTAGCCGACATTGGTGAATATGCCGCATCATCTGCATTTTGTTCATCTACTACTTTTGCCATACGCTTTAGCGTTTCTTCCACTTGCGCTGTTGTGCAAATACCGTGATGTAGCCAGTTCGCCACATGCTGACTAGAAATACGCAGTGTTGCACGGTCTTCCATTAAGCCGATATTATTAATATCTGGTACTTTCGAACAACCAACCCCATGCTCAACCCAGCGCACTACATAACCTAAAATTCCTTGTGCGTTGTTATCCAACTCTTGTTGAATTTCCCCTGGCGACCAATCTGTAGATGGCGCAACTGGAATTTGTAAAATAGCATCCTGTAAATCTTCAGACGTTGCAATCCCCTTTTGCACATCTTTTACATTTACTTCATGGTAATGCGTTGCGTGTAAAGTCGCTGCCGTTGGTGATGGAACCCATGCTGTATTCGCACCTGCTTGCGGATGACCAATCTTTTGCTTAATCATTTCAGCCATTAAATCCGGCATTGCCCACATTCCTTTACCTATTTGCGCGCGACCTTGTAATCCTGCATTTAGGCCAACAATTACATTTGATTTTTCATATGAAGTTAACCAAGTCGATACTTTCATTTCCCCTTTACGAATCATTGCGCCAGCTTCCATTGATGTATGAATTTCGTCACCCGTACGATCTAAGAAGCCTGTGTTAATGAAAACAACACGATTTTTCACTTCTTTAATACATGCTTTCAAGTTTAAT
This portion of the Solibacillus daqui genome encodes:
- a CDS encoding ABC transporter ATP-binding protein encodes the protein MSILIARKVRKTYGKRTLAQEVLKGIDLEVEKGEFVGIMGPSGSGKTTLLNVLCSIDQVTDGLVEINGQKLQGMKERELAKFRRDELGFIFQDYNLLDTLTVKENILLPLSLSSIPKAAAEHRLLELVKILGIEEILAKYPNEISGGQKQRTSAARALISNPSLVFADEPTGALDSKSATALLGNLSKINETKQATIMMVTHDAVAASFCSRVLFLKDGHIYTELYKGDKSRTEFFQQILSTQSVLGGEQDEA
- a CDS encoding sensor histidine kinase, translating into MIRLFFKQHLLWLVFLVMLQAVTNLILFVDKGFQGISFFYINLVWLVLIAMFLLWRYLIEVRMMRGYTAEGKSYAEAVKLDYEERLTRNKVELQEQRLLLLERQDELLAWVHEMKSPMTAIQLLVERMEDLEVKERFETEWLRLYLLLDQQLHATRLLTIEQDNRIERVALKDVLVQEIKELRSWCFEKRIAIELEDVELEVLTDRKWLAFIVRQILSNAVKYSHIGGEVQLSTVSNNGQLALLIQDNGVGIKQEDLPRVFRKSYTGTIGRETSAATGMGLYLAKQAADSLRLKIVIESTESIGTTVKILFPKDNMYNETLLT
- a CDS encoding response regulator transcription factor, with the translated sequence MKVLLIEDDDSIFSLIAERFRQWNIDVVRPDDFHQVMATFVKDKPQLVLIDIQLPAFDGFHWCREIRTISNVPILFLSSRDHPMDMVMAMQMGADDFVQKPFHMEVLIAKVQALLRRTYDYQETSQSDSEHWCGTEINYERALVQFQNRQVELTKNELFILKVLVKAKGQIVSRDDLMRKLWDDERFVNDNTLTVNVNRLRQRLEEIGLLDVIVTKKGLGYMAVSE
- a CDS encoding LysR family transcriptional regulator, translated to MDIRQIEYFVEVAKQLSFTKAAATLHVSQPSISKAIQNFEAELGVPLFYRSSRQLELTDAGQAVLINSMQVLESFQNLRSELTDLMQLKKGQIRIGIPPIVGAEFFSRLISVYKEQNPYIEILLTEVGTKRIREEIETGELDIGLVCSVTSTNENLETIRFLKDPLQLIVHENHPLAQQQAVTMSDLINEAFIIYRKDFILFDRIIEECSKYGFYPNIACETTQKDLFIEMVQARLGIALLPQKIAEKIPYKSIKRIPFQEDAIYLELGITWKKNKYLPYSVREFIQLAHEFVLQ